In Prinia subflava isolate CZ2003 ecotype Zambia chromosome 8, Cam_Psub_1.2, whole genome shotgun sequence, the genomic window GGGGGGATCATCCCGGGTCCCGGTGCTCCCgcagctcccagtgccccaAGATGCGGCAATACCCGGGGGGCACATCCCGGCTCCCGTTAGCCCCGGCGTGATCGCGGCTCCCGGTGCCCGGGGGGAAGCCACGGACCCCGGCACATCGCAGCTCCCGGTGCCTCGGGGGATGTCACGGACCGAGGGGGATCATGCCGGGTCCCGGTGCCTCGGGAAGTCACGGACCGGGGGGATCATCCCGGTTCCCGGTACCCCGGGGAATGGCACAGATCGGGAGGAATCATCGGGCTCCCGATGCCCCCGCAGCTCCCGGTGCCCCGGGGGATAACACGGACCAGGGGGATCATCCCGACACTCGGCGCCCCGGGAGATGCCACGGATCGGGGGGCTCATCCCGACTCCCGGTGCCCCGGGGGATGCCGCAGAGCGGGGGGCTCATCCCGGCTCCCGGTGCCCGGCTGACCCCGCCAGCTCCCGGTGCCCCGCGGCTGCCGGTGctccccggcggggcggggccggggggtcCGCCCGCCCCCCGATCTCCCCCCGCTTTTCCCGATCTCCCCCCCCCCTCCGCCCCGCTCCTTCCTTCCCGCTCCGTCTCCGCTCCCCCGACGCCCGCCCCGGCAAAAACTTCCGCGCCCCGGCCGttcccccgccgccgcccggcgccGCACTCACTTCTCGCGGGCCTGGCCGTCCGAGGGCACGCCGGAGCCCTTGCCCTTGGCGTACATGGCGCGGCGGCGGCTGTCagcggccccgggcccggccccgcgcggcccccgccgcccccgccgcccccgccgccatcccggcccggcccggcccggccccgccggctgCGGCCGCGCGCCCGAGGGGGAGCTTGAAACCGCCGCGCCCCCCCCGCGCGGCTGTTCCGGCAGCGCCGCCACCACCCCCCCCGCGCCGCGCGCCGCGCTTAAAGGGGCGATGGCGGCGGGGTGGGGGGGAGAGGTGGGGACCGCgctgaggagggagggagaaagaggggagggggacacgggggacgcggaggggacaggggggacacggAGCGGGGGAGTGGGCACGGACACGGGGGTGGGCACGGAGGGGCGAGGACACGAGGGGGGTGGGCATCCAGGGACGGGGACACACCGGGGATCATAGGCACGAGGGGTGGGTtaaagggacagggacacgagGGGACACGGCCACGGTGGTCCCGGAGGGACACGAGGGGGGGTCACGGACACGGGGGGTGCGGGGGGTGGGCGTGTGGCGGGGTGGACACGGACGCGAGGGAGTGGACACGGGCACGAAAGGGTGGACACGGACACGAAGGGGTGGACATGGGGACggggggggcacagggggacacagagggacacgGATGTGACAGGGTGGACGCGGACGCGATGGGGTGGACTTAAAGGGGCAGCAGCAcgaggggatggggacaggatggTCCTGGAGGGACGCGGGTTTGAGAGGGTGGGCACGGAGGGGCGCAAGGGGGTGACCACAGAGGGGCACAGAGGGACACGGGTGTGACTCGGACACCACGGGGTGGCCACATGCAGGGGGTTGGGCATAGAAGGACACGGACGCGAgggggacacacggacaggaAGGCGAGCGGGTAGTCACGAAGGGACTCGGACACCAGGGGGCGGACACGGACACGGTGtgacacggggggacacggagggacacggggggacacaggggacgCAGAGGACACAGGGGGTGGACGTAGAGGGACATGGACACCAGAGGGGCTTGGACATGGGGAGTGGACACGAACTTGGTGCTCTCGGGGCACGCGGGACCCTGAGCTGCGGACACGAGGTGGGGACACCGGGATGGGGACACCTATGGGGACACCGGCATGGGGACATccaccctgccaggggacacagacacagagtcACCCGGCCCCGGGGTCCCCTCGCACTCGaggggtgtccctgtgctggcgGGGGGTGAGGGTGGGTGGGTCTGTGAGCACACGcgtgtggctgtccctgtgtgcccacACGTGTGTCCCCACCCCTCGGGTCACCGGGGTCACCGGGACACTCAGCCAGTGCCGAGGGGATGCTCAGCACCCCGAGAAACGACCGGGGGGTctggcagggctcagggggTGCTGATCTGGGGGTgctgcccccctgccccccccGGGCCGGCTACGCCCTGACAGGGTGACACGGGGCAGCCGGACCCGCCTGTTCCTCTTCCCCACACCAGGCAGCAGCGGCCGGAGCGCAGGCGAGTCGGGCTGCCGTGGTcgggagggggaaggggggcaggAAATGCCCTGCTGGgacccccaggagctgctcagccctgggacagCGGGAGTGGGGTGGGGACGAGGCTGGGCTGCACTGGTTTGCACTGGGAGGGGGATGCGGTGGGAATGGGGGGTCCTGATTCCTGCTTCCCACCAGGCTCCCGGTGCGGTGGAGGCACCATGGGGCTCCCCGCTGCCCCGctcgtgctgctgctgctgctgtgccccgCCGCCCCCGTGACCCCCGCGACCCCCGCGACCACCGTGTCCCCCTGCCCGGCCTTGCTGCCGGCCAGTCCCAAGGAGGTGGACCTGAGCAACAGGAGCCGCAGATGTGCCGAGCTGGACTGGGGCCCGTTCCAGCAGCACCGGCAGCTGGTGCTGCGGCACAACGGCATCGAGGCCCTGAGCCCCTGGGCCCGCCTGGGGTCCGGCACGGAGGAGCTGGACCTGGCCGAGAACCGGCTGCGGGAGCTGCCCCGTGGGTTCTTCACCAACGCCACGGCCCTGCGGACCCTGCACCTGGAGGGGAACCCCCtccccgccgtgcccgccgcCGCCTTCGCGCCCGCGCTCAGCTCGCTGTCCGTGTCCTGCCGCTGCGACGTGCTGGGCACCGTCCTGGCCCCCTGCGCCCGCCCGGGGCTCCGCTGCCAGTGCTTCACCTCCGGCGGGCATCCCTTCAACGTCACCGAGTTCCACAGCCGGGAGtgcgggcgcggcgcggggctggcggccGGGCTggccggggcggccgcggcgctgGCCGTGCTGGCGGCGCTGGGCGCTGCCGCCGTCCGGTACCGGCGGAGGAGAGCGGGGGCCGCGGTGGGAGAAGAGGGCAGGGGGAAGCAGGACCCCGCTGGAAACCTGCGGCAGCCCCGCTACGTCAGCCGGGACGCCGGGAGCGGCACCGCCGATGTCGCCGATGCCCCCGACTACGAGAACGTCTTCGTGAGCCCTGGCACGGCCCCGGCTGCCGCGCAGGGATGGGCACcggggtggcaggagcagcgctacaggtgaggctgtggcacagggaatggACATTCGGGAATGTTccatctcctccctgctgggctgtgccctgaTGTGTTGTCCTGCCCCATCCCGCCTCGCCCCATTCCATCCTGTGCTGAGCCtgccatcccatccccatcccatccccatcccatccccatcccatccccatcccatccccatcccatccccatcccatcccatcccatcccatcccatcccatcccatcccatcccatcccatcccatcccatcccatcccatcccatcccatcccatcccatcccatcccatcccctcctcctctgAGGCCCCCTTGTGTCCCCCCCAGCCCTCAGGTCCCCCTGGATGAGGATTATTTCCTGGAGAGCACCGCGGACCCTGGGGACCAGCCCATCTACGCCAACACTCTGGGCCTCACAGAGGACCTCTACATCATTCCTGAccagtgaggggctgggggacactgggagggctggggggacacTCTTTGCCCCCCACCACTGCCCTTTCCCTGGCCGTCCCCCAGCCccgaggggacagggacattccCCCCGTGCGGGGCCGCGCGTGGTTCCCACACGCACATCCTGTGGGAACCCCTCTCgcagggggattttttttttaacagcccCAGTCCCTTCCTTCGCCCCAGTTCTCACGCTGAGGTGAGGGCTGAGCTGACGTTTCCTCCCGGGGCCGAGGCCAGCGGCCGTGGGGACGCCCCGCGCCGCATCCGCCGGcaccggggctgcggggccgggacACGCTCGGGGTCCCTGGGGCCACGGGAGgagcccgggctggggctgaCCACGGCCTCggcttcctcttcctcttttggGGCCGGTGGAGAGCCGGGTGTGTGCTGGCCCGGGGGCGTGCTGGCGGTTGGGGACATCCGGTGCCACCTGCGCCCTCTTTTCCTGCTAAATCCGCCGCTTTGGGGAacaaagcttcttttttttaatcctcctGGTGACACCCTGAGCTGTTGGGTGCTGTGGGCACGTAGGGACCCCATGGCTTGTGTGggtgtccccccagcccctgggtgGCTTCACTGTGCCCCATTAAATTTAATTATCTCTAATTACGTGCATAGGTTGTAGTTTgtggggagccctgggcaggacttggggtttTCCCTGGGGATAGTCCCTGGagctcccagtgtccccaaaaTGGGGGGTCCCAAGGGACCAGGTCCCCCAAGGATATGTCCCCAAAACAGGGGGTCCTAAGGGACCAGGACCCTCAGGGACAGGTCCCCAGAGCTCGTGTCCCCAAAGTGGGGGTCCCAAGGGACCAAGAGCCAGGTCCCtcaggtccctgtccccagagagGCCACCTCCACAGCTGCCATCCCTCAGTCCCCTGTCCCCAACACCCCCACCCCAGAGCAGAGATCCCATATCCCACCTCCCCCAAGCCCAGGTcccccccaggagctgctgagggccCAGGACACCCCCAGATCGCactggcagaggggacagaaagGAGCTGTGACCAGCAGAGCCACCCCGTGGGGAGCCCCTTGGGGACACGGGGTGTGTCACCCACCTCTGAGGGGGTTCCCCCCATCCCTTTGGTGCCCATGGggtcccagggctggaggcacctGGAAGTGGGGCAGGGGTCACCCCCAGGCTGGATGTCCCCCCCAGGggtcagggctgtgcccagcaccctcccaAGGACACAAACAGCTCAAAggtccctgggagcagtgccCAGGCATTACTCACACGCTGGCACTGGAAACCCGAGAGGATTGACCAGCAAATCCACGTGGAGTCAGATCCCAGGGGAGCTGAGGGTCTGAGGGGCAGGGTCCAGCCAGAGACCCccaaggagagcaggaggagcagccaca contains:
- the LOC134553624 gene encoding leucine-rich repeat-containing protein 25-like; the protein is MGLPAAPLVLLLLLCPAAPVTPATPATTVSPCPALLPASPKEVDLSNRSRRCAELDWGPFQQHRQLVLRHNGIEALSPWARLGSGTEELDLAENRLRELPRGFFTNATALRTLHLEGNPLPAVPAAAFAPALSSLSVSCRCDVLGTVLAPCARPGLRCQCFTSGGHPFNVTEFHSRECGRGAGLAAGLAGAAAALAVLAALGAAAVRYRRRRAGAAVGEEGRGKQDPAGNLRQPRYVSRDAGSGTADVADAPDYENVFVSPGTAPAAAQGWAPGWQEQRYSPQVPLDEDYFLESTADPGDQPIYANTLGLTEDLYIIPDQ